From a single Capsicum annuum cultivar UCD-10X-F1 chromosome 12, UCD10Xv1.1, whole genome shotgun sequence genomic region:
- the LOC107851444 gene encoding G patch domain and ankyrin repeat-containing protein 1 homolog: MERDDGSGCATSTSIPIDSSNLGFKLLKKHGWREGTGLGIAEQGRLEPVPAYIKKNMRGLGAEKPKKVAAHPKNTGHSSDNILKDGDKESKPKGISKKMKKVLELDKRMQEKEFERAFFREFWPDNV, translated from the exons ATGGAAAGGGATGATGGAAGTGGTTGTgcaacttcaacttcaattccTATCGATTCCTCCAACCTTGGTTTTAAG TTGTTAAAAAAGCATGGCTGGAGGGAAGGAACTGGACTTGGCATTGCTGAACAG GGCAGACTGGAACCTGTGCCAGCTTAtatcaagaaaaatatgagagGCTTGGGAGCAGAGAAGCCAAAAAAGGTAGCGGCGCACCCAAAAAATACCGGACATTCCTCTGACAATATTTTAAAAGATGGGGACAAAGAGAGT AAACCAAAGGGGATCtctaaaaagatgaagaaagtaCTGGAGCTTGATAAGCGCATGCAAGAGAAAGAATTTGAGCGAGCATTCTTCAGAGAATTCTGGCCCGATAATGTGTGA
- the LOC107850158 gene encoding uncharacterized protein LOC107850158 has protein sequence MLQVDGDAVDGATRGAAGIAVGGSVMDAAKGSFGGSVGVAADGASGAVESGDWQIQLLPSSRQRVVNKIMETIEKHFVFGKEREEELKKIVVMFEEEIYTAVTSQVDYLRKISSWIGQNALGPGEQRNLMCCILCKLAWTVVLLL, from the exons ATGCTTCAGGTTGATGGTGATGCTGTCGATGGTGCTACCAGAGGTGCTGCAGGGATAGCTGTGGGAGGTTCTGTTATGGATGCTGCCAAAGGTTCTTTTGGAGGTTCTGTCGGGGTTGCTGCCGATGGTGCTTCTGGAGCTGTGGAGTCTGGTGATTGGCAGATTCAACTTCTGCCTAGTTCTCGTCAAAGGGTTGTCAACAAGAT AATGGAGACCATAGAGAAGCATTTTGTCTTTGGGAAAGAAAGAGAAGAGGAACTTAAAAAAATTGTTGTGATGTTTGAGGAAGAGATCTATACTGCCGTTACAAGTCAG GTAGATTATCTCAGGAAAATATCCTCCTGGATAGGTCAGAATGCCCTTGGCCCAGGTGAACAACGAAATCTCATGTGTTGTATTTTGTGTAAATTAGCTTGGACTGTTGTACTATTACTGTAG